The Deinococcus sonorensis KR-87 genome includes a window with the following:
- a CDS encoding phosphodiester glycosidase family protein, whose protein sequence is MRRLAALILLTACAPTQAVRDDALTYRNAAYTVVTLNPAQEQLRLYWQDAQGQPYGTVAALKAELTRRGERLLFATNSGIYAPGFRPLGLHVEAGRTLVPLNRARSGGNFALLPNGVFWLDGAQAGVMESRAFERSGRRPRYATQSGPLLVQHGRLHPEFRAGSQSLKLRSGVGVCAGGTVKFVLSEAPVNFHDFAVFFRDRLGCPDALYLDGSISTIYTPERGDRQLVGYAGIWAVTAR, encoded by the coding sequence GTGCGCCGCCTCGCTGCCCTGATCCTGCTGACCGCCTGCGCCCCGACCCAGGCGGTCCGCGACGACGCCCTGACCTACCGCAACGCCGCCTACACGGTGGTGACACTGAACCCGGCCCAGGAGCAGCTGCGGCTGTACTGGCAGGACGCGCAGGGCCAGCCGTACGGCACGGTGGCCGCGCTGAAGGCCGAGCTGACCCGGCGCGGCGAGCGGCTGCTGTTTGCCACCAACAGCGGCATCTACGCCCCGGGCTTCCGGCCGCTGGGCCTGCACGTGGAGGCGGGGCGGACGCTGGTGCCGCTGAACCGCGCGCGCTCCGGCGGGAATTTTGCGCTGCTGCCCAACGGGGTGTTCTGGCTGGACGGCGCGCAGGCGGGCGTGATGGAGTCGCGGGCCTTCGAGCGCAGCGGGCGCCGGCCCCGGTACGCCACCCAGTCTGGGCCGCTGCTGGTGCAGCACGGGCGGCTGCACCCGGAGTTCCGGGCGGGCAGCCAGAGCCTGAAGCTGCGCAGCGGGGTGGGCGTGTGTGCCGGCGGAACGGTGAAGTTCGTGCTGAGTGAGGCGCCGGTCAACTTCCACGACTTTGCGGTGTTCTTCCGGGACCGGCTGGGCTGCCCGGACGCGCTGTACCTGGACGGCAGCATCAGCACCATCTACACCCCGGAGCGCGGCGACCGCCAGCTGGTCGGCTATGCCGGCATCTGGGCGGTCACGGCGCGCTAG